The following coding sequences are from one Burkholderiales bacterium window:
- the ettA gene encoding energy-dependent translational throttle protein EttA, whose protein sequence is MAQYVFTMNRVSKTVPPKRQILKNISLSFIPGAKIGVLGLNGSGKSTVLKIMAGLDRDIEGEATPMPDLDIGYLPQEPQLDSEQTVREAVETGLDEVFDARKKLDAVYAAYADPDADFEQLANEQARLEAILETSDGHNAEQQLEIAADALRLPPWDVKIGVLSGGEKRRVALCRLLLSKPDMLLLDEPTNHLDAESVDWLEQFLTRFPGTVVAVTHDRYFLDNAAQWILELDRGHGIPWQGNYSSWLDQKETRLKQEESTESARQKAIRQELEWVRQNPKGRQAKSKARLARFDELSSQEHQKRNETQEIFIPVAERLGDSVIEFRNVSKGYGERLLIDNLSLQVPPGAIVGIIGPNGAGKSTLFRIITGKEKPDSGEIIIGPTVRIAHVDQSREALAGNKTVWDEISGGADVLTVGRFETSSRAYIGRFNFKGSDQQKIVGNLSGGERGRLHLAKTLIAGGNVLLLDEPSNDLDVETLRALEDALLEFAGSVLVISHDRWFLDRIATHILAFEGDSQAIFFNGNYQEYEADKKKRLGEEGARPKRIRYKALK, encoded by the coding sequence ATGGCTCAATACGTTTTCACGATGAATCGGGTCAGCAAGACCGTCCCGCCCAAGCGGCAAATCCTGAAGAATATTTCGCTCAGCTTTATTCCGGGCGCTAAGATCGGCGTGCTCGGTCTGAACGGTTCCGGCAAATCGACCGTGCTCAAAATCATGGCCGGCCTCGACCGCGACATCGAAGGCGAAGCGACGCCGATGCCCGATCTCGATATCGGCTATCTGCCGCAGGAACCGCAACTCGACTCCGAACAGACTGTGCGCGAAGCGGTCGAGACCGGGCTCGATGAAGTTTTCGATGCGCGAAAGAAACTCGATGCCGTCTACGCCGCCTACGCCGACCCCGATGCCGATTTCGAACAGCTCGCCAACGAGCAGGCGCGCCTCGAAGCGATCCTCGAAACGTCCGATGGGCACAACGCCGAGCAGCAACTCGAAATCGCCGCCGACGCGCTGCGTTTGCCGCCGTGGGACGTGAAAATCGGCGTGCTTTCCGGCGGCGAGAAGCGGCGCGTCGCCTTGTGCCGCTTGCTGCTGTCGAAGCCCGACATGCTGCTGCTCGACGAGCCGACCAATCACCTCGATGCCGAAAGCGTCGATTGGCTGGAACAGTTTTTGACGCGCTTTCCCGGCACCGTAGTGGCGGTCACCCACGACCGCTATTTTCTCGACAATGCCGCGCAATGGATCCTCGAACTCGATCGCGGTCATGGCATTCCATGGCAGGGCAATTACAGCTCGTGGCTCGATCAGAAGGAAACGCGGCTGAAGCAGGAGGAATCGACCGAATCGGCGCGCCAGAAAGCGATCAGGCAGGAACTCGAATGGGTGCGGCAAAATCCGAAAGGCCGCCAGGCCAAGAGCAAGGCGCGGCTCGCGCGTTTCGACGAGCTGAGTTCGCAGGAACACCAGAAGCGCAACGAAACCCAGGAAATTTTCATTCCGGTCGCCGAGCGCCTCGGCGATTCGGTCATTGAATTCAGGAACGTCAGCAAAGGTTACGGCGAGCGGCTATTGATCGACAACCTGAGTCTGCAAGTTCCGCCGGGCGCAATCGTCGGGATCATCGGCCCAAACGGCGCGGGTAAGTCTACGCTATTCCGCATAATCACAGGTAAGGAAAAACCAGATAGCGGCGAAATCATCATCGGCCCGACAGTCAGGATTGCGCACGTCGATCAATCGCGCGAGGCGCTCGCCGGAAACAAAACCGTATGGGACGAAATCTCGGGCGGCGCCGATGTGCTGACAGTCGGCCGCTTCGAGACGTCTTCGCGCGCCTATATCGGTCGCTTCAATTTCAAGGGCAGCGATCAGCAGAAAATCGTCGGCAATCTGTCGGGCGGCGAACGCGGCAGGCTGCACCTGGCGAAGACCTTGATCGCGGGCGGCAACGTCCTGCTGCTCGACGAGCCGTCCAACGATCTCGATGTCGAAACCCTGCGCGCGCTCGAAGACGCGCTGCTCGAATTTGCCGGCTCTGTGCTTGTCATCTCGCACGACCGCTGGTTTCTCGATCGCATCGCGACGCACATCCTCGCCTTCGAAGGCGATTCGCAAGCGATCTTTTTCAATGGCAACTACCAGGAATACGAAGCCGACAAGAAAAAGCGTCTGGGCGAGGAAGGCGCGCGACCGAAACGCATACGCTATAAAGCGCTGAAATAA
- a CDS encoding helix-turn-helix transcriptional regulator encodes MESRDILKANLEILMKQFPDLGSQSKVANRARVSRLTMGKILAGGTTVTTDTLDKIAAAFSLKAWHLLNPDMEVSEKELKFYEQLIQKFDVLKKYE; translated from the coding sequence ATGGAATCGAGAGACATTCTCAAGGCCAATCTCGAGATCCTGATGAAACAGTTTCCGGATCTTGGTTCCCAGTCCAAAGTTGCGAATCGCGCGCGCGTCTCGCGCCTGACGATGGGAAAAATCCTGGCTGGCGGAACCACCGTAACGACCGATACGCTCGACAAAATCGCTGCCGCGTTCAGTCTCAAGGCGTGGCACCTGCTGAATCCGGACATGGAAGTTTCGGAAAAAGAACTCAAGTTCTATGAGCAATTGATCCAGAAATTCGACGTGCTCAAGAAGTACGAGTAA
- a CDS encoding PAS domain S-box protein, which translates to MLPPKPDNEAGRIAALHRYNILDTPPEAAFDDIARLIANVCETPIAVINFIAEDRQWFKSEIGLGVHETPLDTSICAYALLQDDLLIVPDLRKDSRFACNPLVRGGPEWRFYAGARLETEEGHALGTLYVLDSIPRELSERQKDALTILARQVIAQLELRRQWQISESAARGKESAFEREREIAARLRANDARLNLSLSAARMMVWDWDLETGVTAQSENAAAILGITDGAAAAFFDLVHPGDRERVKTATQKAIAGETPYEVEFRVIAPDGRVLWLLAKGELRRDETGRATHLAGVSLNISERKETEQTLAAAKTELTAQLDDMTRLHEMSVQLSTDTELKSVLDSVVKAVCRVHGAALGTLMLYDKEQKELYPAARLGFSDAYMDMVGRIAVGAGWCGMAVAERRRIVVENALNDDRFAPYRPAIELGGYQSAYSTPLLTHDGEVLGTIATYMQQPYCPSERAVRLTDLYARLASEAIARARYAAALRDSEARYRTLIEVSPQIVWVAQPDGHIIYCNESWFEYSGLTMADSGGDGWTQVIAPEHVARVSRTWMQAVASGEQFEAEVPFRRASDGQFRWHLARGLPLRDERGTIASWIGVAIDIDDRKQAEETLRRAHAQLEARVVERTAELSEANKFLQALLDNVQDAIVACDASGTLTLFNPATLSLHGLPPMPLPAAQWAEHYDLYRADGKTRMATEDIPLFRALRGERVRNVEMVIAPKRGPARTLLASGQAFHDDRGVKLGAVVSMHDISERKQAEQALQTAHHELERRATQLGTLTMQLTQAEAKERRRIAQMLHDDLQQMLLSGKFKLGALKNRAPDVDFSPVMEIFDQGIQISRSLTAELSPPALYQLDFAGSLAWLSQRIKAQYGLDLAVKVRGPDPALADELKALLFQALNELLVNVVKHAGADRASVDASTRWRGAWLVVRVEDDGAGFDATALRGNAGFGLFGIRERFEYLGGKVVVYSRVGRGTRVAIIVPISKARSDAESTERVPRPLGSVVRERSAPARSAIRVLVVDDHAMVRAGLRGILEDEPDMLVAGEAQDGLQAVSLTSELQPDVVLMDINMPKLDGVEATRRIKAAHSHIHVIGLSMHADERVILTMRAAGASDYVTKDDVSDALCASVRKCMQSVG; encoded by the coding sequence CAGTGGTTCAAGTCCGAGATCGGTCTGGGTGTCCACGAAACTCCGCTCGATACGTCGATCTGCGCTTATGCGCTGCTGCAGGACGATCTGCTGATCGTTCCCGATCTTAGGAAAGACTCGCGCTTCGCGTGCAATCCGCTGGTCCGCGGCGGACCTGAGTGGCGCTTTTACGCTGGCGCCAGGCTGGAAACAGAAGAGGGCCATGCGCTCGGTACGCTGTACGTGCTCGACAGCATTCCGCGCGAATTGAGCGAGCGCCAGAAAGATGCGCTGACCATCCTTGCGCGTCAGGTCATTGCGCAGCTCGAGTTACGCAGGCAATGGCAGATCTCCGAATCGGCCGCGCGCGGCAAAGAATCAGCTTTCGAGCGAGAGCGCGAAATCGCCGCGCGTCTACGCGCCAATGACGCGCGCCTGAACCTGAGCCTGTCGGCTGCGCGCATGATGGTCTGGGACTGGGATCTCGAAACCGGCGTCACCGCGCAATCCGAAAACGCCGCAGCCATCCTCGGTATCACGGACGGCGCAGCGGCTGCATTTTTCGATCTCGTTCATCCCGGCGACCGCGAGCGCGTCAAAACGGCCACGCAAAAAGCGATTGCCGGCGAAACGCCCTATGAAGTGGAATTCCGGGTCATCGCGCCGGACGGGCGCGTGCTCTGGCTGCTCGCCAAAGGCGAATTACGCCGCGATGAAACCGGGCGCGCGACGCATCTCGCCGGCGTCAGCTTGAACATTAGCGAGCGCAAAGAGACCGAGCAAACGCTTGCCGCGGCAAAAACCGAGCTGACGGCTCAACTCGATGACATGACGCGGCTGCACGAGATGAGCGTTCAGCTTTCGACCGATACCGAACTGAAGTCCGTGCTGGATAGCGTGGTCAAAGCCGTGTGCCGTGTGCACGGCGCCGCGCTGGGCACGCTGATGCTGTACGACAAGGAGCAAAAGGAGCTGTATCCGGCAGCGCGGCTCGGCTTCAGCGATGCCTACATGGACATGGTTGGGCGCATCGCAGTCGGCGCGGGCTGGTGCGGCATGGCAGTTGCCGAGCGTCGCCGCATCGTCGTCGAAAATGCGCTGAACGACGACCGCTTCGCGCCGTATCGGCCGGCGATCGAGTTGGGTGGCTACCAGTCGGCGTACAGCACGCCGCTGCTGACGCACGACGGCGAAGTGCTCGGCACGATCGCCACTTATATGCAGCAGCCGTATTGTCCATCCGAACGCGCGGTGCGGCTGACCGATTTATATGCGCGACTGGCTTCGGAAGCCATCGCGCGCGCTCGTTATGCGGCCGCGCTGCGCGACAGCGAAGCCCGCTACCGGACGCTGATCGAAGTTTCGCCGCAGATCGTCTGGGTCGCGCAACCCGACGGCCATATCATCTATTGCAATGAGTCGTGGTTCGAATATAGCGGGCTCACCATGGCCGATTCCGGGGGCGATGGCTGGACACAGGTGATCGCGCCTGAGCACGTGGCGCGCGTGTCGAGGACATGGATGCAGGCGGTTGCCAGCGGTGAACAGTTTGAAGCCGAGGTACCGTTCCGCCGCGCATCCGATGGACAGTTCCGCTGGCACCTGGCGCGCGGCCTGCCGCTGCGCGACGAACGCGGGACTATCGCGAGCTGGATCGGCGTCGCTATCGACATCGACGACCGCAAGCAGGCCGAAGAGACGCTGCGCAGAGCGCACGCCCAACTCGAAGCGAGGGTCGTCGAACGCACGGCGGAATTGTCCGAAGCGAATAAATTTCTGCAGGCTCTGCTCGATAACGTCCAGGACGCCATCGTCGCCTGTGATGCGTCGGGCACGCTGACGCTGTTCAATCCGGCAACGCTGAGCTTGCACGGTTTGCCGCCAATGCCGTTGCCGGCCGCGCAATGGGCCGAGCATTACGACTTGTATCGCGCCGACGGCAAAACACGGATGGCGACCGAGGATATTCCGCTGTTTCGCGCCTTGCGCGGCGAGCGTGTGCGCAACGTGGAAATGGTCATTGCGCCCAAGCGCGGCCCGGCGCGCACGCTGCTCGCGAGCGGGCAGGCTTTTCATGACGATCGCGGCGTCAAGCTGGGCGCGGTCGTCTCGATGCACGACATTAGCGAGCGCAAGCAGGCTGAACAGGCGCTCCAGACGGCGCATCACGAACTCGAGCGGCGCGCGACGCAGCTAGGCACGCTGACCATGCAACTGACGCAAGCCGAAGCAAAGGAACGCCGCCGCATCGCGCAAATGCTGCACGACGATTTGCAGCAAATGCTTTTGAGCGGCAAATTCAAACTCGGCGCGCTGAAAAACCGGGCGCCCGATGTCGACTTCTCGCCCGTCATGGAAATCTTCGATCAAGGCATCCAGATTTCACGTTCGCTGACCGCCGAACTCAGCCCGCCCGCCCTATATCAGCTCGATTTCGCCGGCTCGCTCGCATGGCTCTCGCAGCGCATCAAGGCGCAGTATGGTCTGGACCTGGCGGTGAAAGTGCGCGGGCCCGATCCCGCGCTCGCCGACGAGCTGAAAGCGCTGTTGTTTCAGGCGCTCAATGAGTTGCTCGTCAATGTCGTCAAGCACGCCGGCGCCGACCGCGCAAGCGTCGATGCGAGCACGCGCTGGCGCGGCGCATGGCTGGTCGTTCGCGTCGAAGATGACGGCGCCGGGTTCGACGCAACGGCGTTGCGCGGGAATGCCGGCTTCGGCCTGTTCGGCATCCGGGAACGCTTCGAGTATCTGGGCGGCAAGGTCGTGGTTTACTCGCGCGTCGGTCGCGGCACGCGCGTGGCGATTATCGTGCCGATCAGCAAAGCGCGGTCCGATGCCGAGTCAACAGAGCGCGTGCCGAGGCCGCTTGGCAGCGTCGTTCGTGAGCGTTCGGCCCCGGCCAGATCGGCGATACGCGTACTTGTCGTCGACGACCATGCGATGGTCCGCGCCGGCCTGCGCGGCATCCTCGAAGACGAGCCGGACATGCTGGTAGCCGGCGAGGCGCAGGATGGCTTGCAGGCCGTGTCATTGACCTCCGAGCTGCAGCCCGACGTCGTGCTGATGGACATCAATATGCCGAAGCTTGACGGCGTCGAAGCGACGCGTCGCATCAAGGCCGCGCATTCGCACATTCATGTCATCGGGTTGTCGATGCACGCCGATGAACGTGTGATCCTGACCATGCGCGCCGCGGGTGCGTCGGACTATGTGACGAAAGACGATGTTTCGGATGCGCTGTGCGCCAGCGTGCGTAAATGCATGCAGTCCGTCGGCTGA